From the genome of Blautia hydrogenotrophica DSM 10507:
AGAATACAAAGATACAATTGCGGCAATGGTAAAAGCTGGTATCCCAGTAATGGGACATATTGGCTTAACTCCACAGACTGCTACTTCTCTTGGCGGTTTCCGCGTACAAGGAGGTACTCCTGAGAGTGCAAAAAAACTGATCGAAGACGCAAAAGCTCTGGAAGCAGCGGGCGCTTTCTCAATTGTGGTAGAGTGCGTTCCCAGTGTAGTAGCAGCAGCACTCTCAAAAGCTGTTGAGATTCCGATCTTAGGAATCGGCGCCGGCCCGGACGTAGACTGTCAGGTTCTAGTAACTCAAGACATGCTAGATATGTATGGAGACTTCAAACCAAAATTCGTAAAACACTTTGCCCATATTAGAAAAGCAATGGTTGACGGACTTAATGCCTTCCATGAAGAGACTGTAAGTGGAGTTTTCCCTTCAGAGGAATATTCCTTTAATAAAAATGTAGACATTCCAAGACTTTATTAACTGTATGTAAAAACCATGCATAGGTTAGTTGATATTTCAGTCTTTTAGGAAAGCTACTGCTTTTATACTTATAGCATAAACGAGAAAAAAATTTATTCCTGTCAGATGGAATCCCATCTGACAGGCAGTAAATCTACTGCTAGATTCAAAAAGTCTGCTACTTCACCATATACCCTATGGTTTTTCTAGATATAACAAGTTTCTTGGAAATGGTTTACTGCCACTTTAAAAATTTTGTATATCAAGACGCAGAAATTTTTAATACAAATTATTAATGAACTTTTTTTGAGACATTATGAGGAAAAATAATGAAAAAAATAGTTGCAGTAAGTAGTTTTTTAAGCCGCAATCTTACATTAGTCATTATCTTCACAACTTTAATTGCACTGGTGATTCCAGAAATTTTTCTGCCAGTGGCAGGTATTAAAATCTATAATCTGTCTGTACCAAATCTTCTACTGGCTGTCATCATGTTCGGAACAGGTATGTCTATAAAATTTAAAGACATCATAGAAATTTTTAAAAGACCCAGAAACGTCCTGTTAGGTGTTACCGGAAAATTTATTTTCATGGCTCTCGGAGGTTATCTCGTAGCCAAAGTCCTTGGATTAGATAACCAACTTGCTTTCGGATTGGTTCTCCTAGGTACTATGCCTCCGGGGACTGCCGCAAGTGTCATCGTATTGATCGCCGGAGGCGAAGTTGCTTTCGCAGTGGCAATCACAGTAA
Proteins encoded in this window:
- the panB gene encoding 3-methyl-2-oxobutanoate hydroxymethyltransferase, whose protein sequence is MAKRKMSIADFKDYKKRGQKFAYVTAYDYTMASIVNESDCEVILVGDSLAMVMLGRKTTVGITLDDMIHHIKPVVLGAPNTFVVGDMPFGSYNISAEQAIASANRILMETNCDCVKLEGGVEYKDTIAAMVKAGIPVMGHIGLTPQTATSLGGFRVQGGTPESAKKLIEDAKALEAAGAFSIVVECVPSVVAAALSKAVEIPILGIGAGPDVDCQVLVTQDMLDMYGDFKPKFVKHFAHIRKAMVDGLNAFHEETVSGVFPSEEYSFNKNVDIPRLY